One genomic region from Bombyx mori chromosome 6, ASM3026992v2 encodes:
- the LOC134198692 gene encoding choline O-acetyltransferase has protein sequence MMDYRCGLVHVVSLSYLFTDSLRGNPSYAMAAWGESLLSLSKRWLSTQLHSTDDEEFQNVQLPKLPVPDLQMTMDSYLEFASVVVSHQQLEHSKGLVRGFMEELGPQLQESLLDRQKEMENWVTEWWLDDMYLKVRLPLPINSNPGMVFPRRHFVKMEEVADLGALFIDDLLDYKEMLDRGELPLERATSREKGQPLCMEQFYKLLGVCRVPEVGRDRLEMPRAGDGIEETEELIVVACRNYFYPIPVKAVDRGRLTPGEIQAQLLHALVDAAGAPPAPRVGLLTSMNRDHWARAREQLIKDENNRTNLELISRALCILCLDEAGGDRADADADTNAMLRAMHGAGTKHHSANRWFDKTVQLIISSDGTVGMCYEHSAAEGVAVIRLAERALARAEVADRPAPPPALLPAPQSMRWKITPDVHRSIDQAARELDRAISDLDFKVYTYRGYGREFMKSCRTSPDVYIQLALQYAYYKMYGYLVSTYESASLRRFRHGRVDNIRSAHSAADAWAAAMCAAETPPLNDSSDDGQKKVSFNLYGVGCEQKKLELFEEAARKQTSIMEANILGKGIDNHLLGLREAARETLGELPQIFTDETYKQMMQFKLSTSQVATTTEGTFMGYGAVVPDGYGCSYNPKKDCVIFCISSFSSSSVTNTEAFRQSLEEALDSMKLMFQAKVEEKA, from the exons ATGATGGATTATCGTTGCGGGCTGGTTCATGTCGTTTCTTTGTCCTACTTATTCACTGATAGTCTAAGGGGCAATCCGAGCTACGCTATGgctg CATGGGGAGAGTCTCTGCTCTCGCTGTCGAAGCGGTGGCTCAGCACCCAGCTCCACAGCACCGACGACGAAGAATTTCAG AATGTACAGCTGCCCAAATTGCCGGTGCCAGATCTGCAGATGACCATGGACAGCTACTTGGAGTTCGCCTCCGTAGTCGTGAGTCATCAGCAACTGGAACACTCCAAGGGATTGGTTCGAGGGTTTATGGAAGAGTTGGGCCCACAGCTTCAGGAATCACTGCTGGATAGGCAAAAGGAGATGGAGAATTGG GTGACTGAGTGGTGGTTGGATGACATGTACTTGAAGGTACGACTGCCTTTGCCGATCAACTCGAACCCAGGGATGGTGTTCCCTCGTCGCCACTTCGTCAAGATGGAGGAGGTTGCTGACCTTGGAGCCTTGTTCATCGATGATCTGCTTGACTACAAAGAAATGTTGGACAG AGGTGAGCTTCCTCTGGAGAGGGCCACGAGTCGCGAGAAAGGCCAGCCACTATGCATGGAGCAGTTCTACAAGCTGCTGGGAGTCTGTCGCGTTCCAGAAGTGGGGAGGGACCGTCTCGAAATGCCACGAGCGGGAGACGGAATCGAGGAGACAGAGGAACTGATTGTGGTCGCGTGCAGGAACTAT TTCTATCCGATCCCAGTAAAGGCAGTTGACCGCGGAAGGCTGACTCCAGGTGAAATCCAAGCTCAGCTATTACACGCCTTGGTGGATGCGGCTGGTGCTCCTCCAGCGCCCAGAGTCGGACTTCTCACCAGTATGAATAGAGACCACTGGGCTAGAGCCAGAGAGCAACTTATTAAAG ACGAGAACAACCGCACTAACTTGGAGTTGATCTCGCGCGCTCTCTGCATACTGTGCCTCGACGAGGCGGGGGGAGATCGGGCTGATGCTGATGCCGACACTAACGCGATGCTGAGGGCCATGCATGGAGCGGGCACCAAACACCACTCCGCTAATAGGTGGTTCGACAAAACGGTGCAG CTGATCATATCATCCGATGGCACCGTGGGCATGTGCTACGAGCACAGTGCTGCAGAAGGAGTGGCAGTTATCAGGTTGGCTGAACGAGCCCTCGCCCGCGCTGAAGTCGCTGACAGACCTGCCCCCCCACCGGCGCTGCTGCCGGCTCCTCAGAGTATGAGATGGAAGATCACCCCGGACGTACACAGGAGCATTGATCAAGCTGCTAGGGAGTTGGATCG TGCCATATCTGATTTGGACTTCAAAGTTTACACGTACCGCGGCTACGGGCGGGAGTTCATGAAGTCCTGTCGCACCAGCCCTGACGTCTACATCCAGCTGGCGCTGCAGTATGCTTACTACAA GATGTACGGGTACCTGGTGTCTACATACGAGTCAGCTTCACTGCGGCGGTTCCGTCACGGGCGCGTGGACAACATCCGGTCCGCCCACAGCGCCGCGGACGCGTGGGCGGCCGCCATGTGTGCCGCCGAGACTCCGCCACTCAACGACAGCAGCGACGATGGACAGAAGAAAGTCTCCTTCAATTTATATGGGGTTGGTTGC GAACAAAAGAAGCTAGAACTATTCGAAGAAGCGGCCCGTAAGCAGACTTCTATCATGGAAGCCAACATTCTTGGCAAAGGCATCGACAACCACCTGCTGGGACTCCGCGAGGCGGCTCGCGAGACTCTGGGTGAACTGCCCCAGATCTTCACTGATGAAACTTACAAGCAAATGATGCAGTTCAAGCTCAGTACTAGTCAG GTGGCCACCACAACAGAAGGTACATTTATGGGCTACGGAGCGGTAGTCCCTGATGGCTACGGCTGCAGCTACAACCCTAAGAAAGATTGCGTCATCTTCTGTATTTCCTCGTTCAGCTCATCGAGCGTCACTAACACAGAAGCCTTCCGCCAGTCCTTAGAAGAAGCCTTAGATTCAATGAAGCTAATGTTTCAGGCCAAGGTCGAAGAAAAAGCTTAA